One part of the Dioscorea cayenensis subsp. rotundata cultivar TDr96_F1 chromosome 2, TDr96_F1_v2_PseudoChromosome.rev07_lg8_w22 25.fasta, whole genome shotgun sequence genome encodes these proteins:
- the LOC120279563 gene encoding LOW QUALITY PROTEIN: phospholipase D delta-like (The sequence of the model RefSeq protein was modified relative to this genomic sequence to represent the inferred CDS: inserted 2 bases in 1 codon; deleted 1 base in 1 codon): protein MSLLLLLLSHPPMASQTQTQTPVLLHGDLHLWIIEACDLPNMDYFSRASVDALSLLAPIFFLSQKRSGEVTTDTNTDPDPRPRHRHGTIITSDPYVTVSIAGATVARTRVISNSQDPYWDEDFEIPLAHCADFIEFQIKDNDVFGSQLIGTVRIPTSTVASEKVDGWFQVEDSTKKLRKHESALRLKMQFFPVELNPLYQNGIAGDPRRRELGMRXLPLRTNCRVTLYQDAHVNDGDLEKIRIEDGMDFEHGKCWQDIFQAISEAKHLIYIMGWSIFTEVRLVRREPLESLPEVEKLTLGELLKRKAKDKVRVCLLVWDERTSREVGCFKTKGVMETHDEETRKFFKNTSVVCVLSPRCASGKLSLFRQQVVGMSFSHHQKCVLVDTKANENRRKITAFIGGLDLCDGRYDTPKHTLFNGLDTIYSNDFHNPTCPAEKTKGPRQPWHDLHCRIEGPAAHDVLENFEQCWQKAVKWKHIGSRLHLWNSMLVNLENNPLILSRASVVPEDSPSDSWHVQIFRSIDSGSIKGFPNAVQEAKQMNLVCEKNLVIDRSIHTAYVNAIRSAKKFIYIENQFFLGSSYAWPSNQNAGFKQFLMHSSKSGVGNDLLFMSSFQCGLKGTLLQFVCNQCSSGRVYGRSVTPGCPRRPWGDLVVPTGWRRWGRSMDFPSFCHISLKGLKGDSASSYSQGPT, encoded by the exons AtgtctctcctcctcctcctcctctcgcATCCTCCAATGGCCTCCCAAACCCAAACACAAACCCCCGTGCTCCTCCATGGCGATCTCCATCTCTGGATCATCGAAGCCTGTGACCTTCCCAACATGGACTACTTCTCGAGAGCCTCCGTCGATGCTTTGTCACTCCTTGCCCCAATCTTCTTTTTGTCCCAGAAACGCAGTGGCGAAGTCACCACCGACACTAACACTGACCCTGATCCCCGCCCTCGCCATCGCCATGGCACGATCATTACTAGTGATCCCTATGTCACCGTGTCCATCGCTGGCGCCACCGTTGCTCGCACCCGCGTGATCTCCAACTCCCAGGACCCCTACTGGGACGAGGACTTTGAGATTCCTCTCGCTCACTGTGCGGATTTCATCGAGTTCCAGATTAAGGACAACGATGTCTTTGGCTCCCAGCTCATTGGGACTGTCCGAATCCCCACCTCCACTGTCGCGTCCGAGAAGGTGGATGGTTGGTTCCAGGTTGAAGACTCTACTAAGAAGTTACGCAAGCATGAATCGGCGCTCCGTCTC AAAATGCAATTTTTCCCCGTGGAATTGAATCCGTTGTACCAGAATGGGATCGCTGGAGATCCGAGGAGAAGGGAGTTAGGAATGCG ACTTCCTCTTAGAACAAATTGCAGAGTGACACTCTACCAGGATGCTCATGTGAACGATGGGGATCTGGAGAAGATTAGGATCGAGGATGGAATGGATTTTGAGCATGGGAAATGCTGGCAAGATATATTTCAAGCTATCTCGGAGGCGAAACACTTGATTTATATCATGGGTTGGTCCATATTTACAGAGGTGAGACTTGTGAGGAGGGAGCCCCTTGAGTCTTTGCCTGAGGTTGAGAAGCTCACATTGGGTGAGCTTCTTAAACGCAAGGCAAAGGACAAGGTTCGTGTGTGCTTGCTGGTTTGGGATGAGAGGACTTCCCGTGAGGTTGGCTGTTTCAAGACG AAAGGAGTGATGGAAACTCATGATGAGGAGACAAGGAAATTTTTCAAGAACACATCTGTGGTTTGTGTGTTGTCACCCCGTTGTGCTAGTGGCAAGCTCAGCCTTTTCAGGCAACA GGTCGTGGGAATGTCTTTTTCACACCATCAGAAATGTGTTTTAGTTGATACAAAGGCTAATGAAAATAGGAGAAAAATTACTGCTTTTATTGGAGGACTTGACCTTTGTGATGGCCGCTATGATACCCCGAAGCATACACTTTTTAATGGACTTGATACTATATATTCGAATGATTTTCACAACCCCACATGTCCT GCAGAAAAAACCAAAGGACCAAGACAACCATGGCATGATTTACACTGCAGAATTGAAGGGCCTGCTGCACATGATGTCCTTGAAAATTTTGAGCAATGCTGGCAGAAAGCTGTAAAATGGAAGCACATTGGGAGTCGTCTGCATCTATGGAACTCTATGCTAGTAAATCTTGAAAATAACCCATTGATACTTAGTCGTGCATCTGTTGTTCCAGAAGATAGCCCATCTGATTCTTGGCATGTTCAG ATATTTCGATCAATTGATTCTGGATCAATAAAAGGATTTCCAAATGCCGTTCAGGAAGCTAAGCAGATG AATCTTGTTTGTGAGAAGAATCTTGTGATTGATAGAAGCATCCACACAGCATATGTAAACGCTATCAGATCTGCCAAGAAGTTTATATACATTGAAAACCAGTTCTTCCTTGGTTCTTCCTATGCTTGGCCATCTAATCAAAATGCAGGTTTTAAGCAATTCTTG ATGCATAGCTCTAAAAGTGGGGTGGGGAACGATTTGCTGTTTATGTCATCATTCCAATGTGGCCTGAAGGGAACCCTTCTTCAGTTCGTGTGCAACCAGTGCTCTTCTGGCAG GGTCTATGGTCGGTCCGTGACCCCTGGATGCCCAAGGCGTCCTTGGGGTGATCTCGTAGTTCCTACGGGGTGGAGACGATGGGGTCGGTCCATGGATTTTCCTTCCTTTTGCCACATTTCGCTCAAAGGGTTGAAGGGAGATAGTGCATCAAGCTATTCGCAAGGGCCAACTTGA